In Halorhabdus tiamatea SARL4B, a genomic segment contains:
- the glmS gene encoding glutamine--fructose-6-phosphate transaminase (isomerizing) yields MCGIIGCVGRGTETTDVLVDGLSTLEYRGYDSAGVALADGDIEVTKRSGTIDDLREAVAAEGPAGEFGIGHTRWSTHGPPTDENAHPHTDCTGDVAVVHNGIIENYQELRDELGADHEFKSETDTEVVPHLIEEALEAGADPETAVREAVSRLEGSFAVAVVIAGTESVFAARHDSPLVLGLGSDGEGPTDAYYLASDVPAFRAYTDRVVYLEDGEFARLSPDGWTVTTIDGEPVEKTVDVVEWDPEETGKAGYDHFMQKEINEQPRSLRQGLSERVDELAGEVDIGDLAYLNPRGVQLVACGTSYHAALYGAALFREAGVPAQAFLAHEYASAPPPVGDDLVIGVTQSGETADTLSALRAARSKGATTLAVTNVVGSTAARECDHVFYIKAGPEIGVAATKTFASQLTALNLLATGMVPTKDDRESIAALRDLPADVQEVLDDSSAEAVAEEYLDSDAYFFLGRGLQYPVALEGALKMKEITYKHAEGFAAGELKHGPLALVTANTPVFALVTGDGEQARKTIGNVKEVEARDAPVVAVTDGQSDVERYADHVLTVPESSPRTAAVLSNVQLQLAAYHTAAKLGRSIDKPRNLAKSVTVE; encoded by the coding sequence ATGTGTGGGATCATCGGCTGTGTGGGCCGAGGAACAGAGACGACAGACGTCCTCGTCGACGGCCTCTCGACCCTGGAGTACCGCGGGTACGACTCGGCGGGCGTCGCGCTGGCCGACGGCGACATCGAGGTCACCAAGCGCTCGGGGACGATCGACGACCTCAGAGAGGCGGTTGCCGCCGAGGGGCCGGCGGGAGAGTTCGGCATCGGCCACACCCGCTGGAGCACGCACGGGCCGCCGACCGACGAGAATGCCCATCCCCACACCGACTGTACCGGCGACGTCGCCGTCGTCCACAACGGCATCATCGAGAACTATCAGGAACTCAGAGACGAACTCGGAGCGGATCACGAGTTCAAGAGCGAGACGGACACCGAAGTCGTCCCACACCTGATCGAGGAGGCCCTCGAGGCGGGAGCCGATCCCGAGACCGCCGTGCGCGAAGCTGTTTCCCGGCTCGAGGGGAGCTTCGCCGTCGCCGTCGTGATCGCCGGCACGGAGTCGGTCTTTGCGGCCAGACACGACTCGCCACTCGTGCTCGGACTCGGGAGCGACGGCGAGGGACCGACCGATGCCTACTATCTCGCGAGTGACGTCCCGGCGTTTCGGGCGTACACCGACCGGGTCGTCTACCTCGAGGACGGCGAGTTCGCCCGGCTCTCGCCCGACGGCTGGACGGTCACGACCATCGACGGCGAGCCAGTCGAGAAGACGGTCGACGTCGTCGAGTGGGACCCCGAGGAGACGGGCAAGGCTGGCTACGACCACTTCATGCAGAAGGAGATCAACGAACAGCCCCGGTCACTGCGCCAGGGACTCTCCGAGCGGGTCGACGAACTCGCCGGCGAGGTCGACATCGGCGACCTGGCGTACCTCAACCCCCGTGGCGTCCAGCTTGTCGCTTGCGGGACGAGCTATCACGCGGCACTGTACGGCGCAGCGCTGTTTCGAGAGGCCGGCGTCCCGGCCCAGGCGTTCCTGGCCCACGAGTACGCGAGTGCGCCGCCGCCGGTCGGTGACGACCTCGTGATCGGCGTGACCCAGAGCGGCGAGACGGCCGATACGCTCTCGGCGCTCCGGGCGGCCCGCTCGAAGGGCGCGACGACGCTCGCGGTCACCAACGTCGTCGGCTCGACGGCGGCCCGCGAGTGCGATCACGTCTTCTACATCAAGGCCGGCCCGGAGATCGGCGTCGCCGCCACCAAGACCTTCGCCTCGCAGTTGACGGCGCTCAACCTGCTGGCGACCGGCATGGTCCCGACCAAGGACGACCGCGAGTCGATTGCCGCACTCAGGGATCTCCCCGCCGACGTCCAGGAAGTCCTCGACGACTCGTCGGCCGAGGCCGTCGCCGAAGAATACCTCGACAGCGACGCCTACTTCTTCCTGGGCCGGGGGCTCCAGTACCCCGTCGCCCTGGAGGGCGCACTCAAGATGAAGGAGATCACGTACAAACACGCCGAGGGCTTCGCCGCCGGCGAGTTGAAACACGGCCCGCTCGCGCTCGTGACGGCGAACACCCCCGTCTTCGCGTTGGTGACCGGCGACGGCGAACAGGCCCGCAAGACCATCGGCAACGTCAAGGAAGTCGAGGCGCGTGACGCGCCGGTCGTCGCCGTCACCGACGGCCAGAGCGACGTCGAACGCTACGCCGATCACGTCCTCACGGTCCCGGAAAGTTCGCCCCGGACGGCCGCGGTGCTGAGCAACGTCCAGTTGCAACTCGCGGCCTACCACACCGCCGCGAAACTCGGGCGGTCGATCGACAAGCCCCGGAACCTGGCGAAAAGCGTGACCGTGGAGTGA
- a CDS encoding DUF4330 family protein — MEIIDKQGRLFGTVNVVDALVVLLVLAVGVAGIALLFGGDGGGGPTGPTETRYVTLDAGVQPEYVVGAVESGDNVTLDGAYEGANVTDTYFTSAGNGTSAVLRVEITHAANTTATVDGEPLRIGRRLGVENDAYILNGTIRGVSTEPDLPTADRRVVLRGTTADGIASEITAGEEIEVAGSRVATVEDVAVYDAQQPGRRTLYLDASLRTYVTSDGVRFGNTRVETDRTLSLPIAGVQFSGTIDRVGGGLERTTESVLTTSVVDADVARQIETGDTYEVAGHPIATVENVTAYDTGNPDRKRVYLGMSVETLGYTDGHQFGSQTLRRGATLPFRTDSYEFTSEIRQLGTADLARTGESVIVRNVVSAETARQIETGDTYEVAGHSIATVEDVIAYETNDPDRKRVHVGLSVETLGYGERTQFGTQPIEDGVTLPFRTDQYDFSGEVTRVGTADLQVTTEAVLVTDVVDAEDARAMQEGDTYDVAGHSIATVEDVIAYDTGNPDRKRVYVGLSVETLGYGEEPRFDTRTVQPGTTLPFRMERYDFSGEVTRVGTADLQVTSQDVLVTDVVETSTAAAVSEGDAYRVSDRTVATVENVAVYGTSNPDRKRVYVGLSVEALGYGERPQFGANNPLEEGVTLPFRTLTYELNGQIVRLDALEQRGQATTRTVTLEMENVVPSRADSVEAGQTETNAGQTIAQVNDVTVQPAVITLTSEDGNIYEREHPVNKDVTLTAALQVREDDRTTRFKGRAVQEGDSITLDLGVTTIRATIVDLDAA; from the coding sequence ATGGAGATCATCGACAAGCAGGGCCGGTTGTTCGGGACGGTGAACGTCGTCGATGCTCTCGTCGTCCTCCTGGTTCTCGCGGTCGGTGTCGCCGGAATCGCATTACTCTTCGGTGGTGATGGTGGTGGTGGGCCGACGGGACCGACCGAAACCCGATACGTCACACTCGACGCCGGCGTCCAGCCGGAGTACGTCGTCGGGGCGGTCGAATCCGGTGACAACGTCACGCTCGATGGCGCATACGAGGGCGCGAACGTCACAGACACCTACTTCACGTCGGCCGGGAACGGGACCAGCGCAGTGCTCCGAGTGGAAATCACTCACGCTGCGAACACGACGGCCACGGTCGACGGCGAGCCGCTTCGGATCGGCCGCCGACTCGGGGTCGAAAACGACGCGTACATCTTGAACGGGACGATTCGTGGTGTCAGCACCGAGCCGGACCTCCCGACGGCGGACCGGCGAGTCGTCCTCCGTGGGACGACCGCCGACGGCATCGCGAGCGAGATCACCGCCGGCGAGGAGATCGAGGTCGCTGGTAGCCGGGTCGCGACCGTCGAAGACGTGGCGGTGTACGACGCCCAGCAGCCCGGACGGCGAACGCTCTATCTCGACGCCAGCCTCCGAACGTACGTCACCAGCGATGGGGTCAGATTCGGCAATACCCGGGTCGAGACCGACCGGACGCTGTCGCTGCCGATTGCGGGCGTCCAGTTCAGCGGGACGATCGACCGCGTCGGCGGCGGCCTCGAACGGACCACCGAATCAGTACTCACGACGAGCGTCGTTGACGCCGACGTCGCCCGGCAGATCGAGACCGGCGACACCTACGAGGTGGCGGGCCACCCGATCGCGACAGTCGAGAACGTCACCGCCTACGACACCGGGAATCCAGACCGCAAACGCGTCTACCTCGGCATGTCCGTCGAGACCCTCGGGTACACCGACGGGCACCAGTTCGGGTCCCAGACACTCAGGCGAGGCGCGACGTTACCGTTCCGAACAGACAGCTATGAGTTCACCAGTGAGATTCGTCAGCTTGGAACAGCAGACTTAGCGAGGACGGGCGAATCCGTGATCGTTCGCAACGTCGTCTCGGCGGAGACGGCCAGGCAAATCGAGACCGGAGATACCTACGAAGTGGCGGGCCATTCGATTGCCACTGTCGAGGACGTCATCGCCTACGAGACGAACGATCCGGATCGTAAACGCGTCCACGTCGGACTCTCCGTCGAGACACTCGGCTACGGCGAGCGAACCCAGTTCGGAACACAGCCGATCGAAGACGGAGTGACGCTCCCATTCAGGACGGACCAGTACGACTTCAGCGGCGAAGTCACCCGCGTCGGGACCGCAGACCTGCAGGTGACCACTGAAGCGGTGCTGGTCACCGACGTAGTCGACGCCGAAGACGCACGGGCGATGCAGGAAGGTGACACCTACGACGTTGCTGGCCACTCGATTGCCACCGTCGAGGACGTCATCGCCTACGACACCGGGAACCCCGACCGCAAACGCGTCTACGTCGGCCTCTCGGTCGAGACACTCGGCTATGGAGAGGAGCCGCGTTTCGATACGCGGACCGTTCAACCGGGCACGACACTCCCCTTCCGGATGGAACGCTACGACTTCAGCGGCGAAGTAACCCGTGTCGGGACCGCAGACCTTCAGGTGACGTCCCAGGACGTGCTCGTGACGGACGTGGTCGAGACGTCCACCGCAGCGGCGGTGAGCGAGGGTGACGCGTATCGCGTCAGCGATCGGACGGTCGCAACCGTCGAGAACGTCGCCGTCTACGGGACGAGTAACCCGGACCGCAAACGCGTCTACGTCGGCCTCTCGGTCGAGGCGCTCGGGTACGGAGAACGCCCGCAGTTCGGGGCGAACAACCCACTGGAAGAAGGAGTGACACTACCGTTCCGCACGCTCACCTACGAACTGAACGGCCAGATCGTCCGACTCGACGCGCTCGAGCAGCGCGGGCAGGCGACGACCCGCACGGTCACACTCGAGATGGAGAATGTGGTCCCCAGCCGAGCAGACAGCGTCGAGGCTGGCCAGACCGAGACGAACGCCGGACAGACGATCGCCCAGGTCAACGACGTGACGGTCCAGCCGGCCGTGATTACGCTCACAAGCGAGGACGGGAACATCTACGAGCGCGAACACCCGGTGAACAAGGACGTCACGCTCACCGCCGCGTTGCAGGTCCGAGAGGACGATCGGACGACCCGATTCAAAGGCCGAGCCGTGCAGGAAGGCGATAGCATTACCCTCGACCTTGGGGTGACGACCATCCGGGCGACAATCGTCGACCTCGACGCCGCGTGA
- a CDS encoding sugar transferase, whose translation MKGHWRYRGASVLGTAVLSFLAVVVVNGPLVRTLLDAVPVIQTLATAPATGSELLFEASTTTAVILAAMVPLYKPRPRRILDTWMAAARRTTLAFLSLATIGYFDYTYRLPRATLLVSGGLLLVVLPLWFVAIRRRPARTGERTIIIGDDPETIRDILAAVDGAVIGYVSPPTAYATGDQPTTVRPRETDGGTVTDEIGELSYLGGLSRLGEVLVDYDVDTAVLAFDRPDRAEFFGALDTCYEHGVAAKVHRDHADVVLTDGTAGGELVDVDLEPWDWQDHLVKRVFDLAFAAIGLAVLSPAIAVIAVAIKLEDSGPIFYSQDRTATFGDTFTIYKFRSMVPNAEKQSGVKLSEEDKGERDPRVTRLGRVLRQTHLDEVPQLWSILVGDMSVVGPRPERPKLDDDIENSVSEWRRRWFVKPGLTGLAQINDLTGHEPGQKFRYDMAYIRKQSFWFDIQIVIRQIWKVLSDVSETATGSNDPSEK comes from the coding sequence ATGAAAGGTCACTGGCGGTATCGGGGAGCGAGCGTCCTCGGAACCGCCGTGCTCTCCTTTCTTGCCGTCGTCGTCGTCAATGGCCCCCTGGTACGAACACTACTGGATGCTGTTCCGGTAATCCAAACGCTCGCTACCGCGCCGGCGACGGGCTCGGAACTCCTCTTCGAGGCGTCGACGACGACCGCTGTCATCCTCGCGGCGATGGTCCCGCTGTACAAGCCACGTCCGCGCCGAATCCTCGACACCTGGATGGCAGCGGCTCGTCGGACGACCCTCGCATTCCTCTCGCTTGCGACGATCGGCTACTTCGATTACACCTATCGCCTCCCGCGGGCGACGCTACTGGTTTCTGGGGGGCTTCTCCTCGTGGTGCTTCCGCTCTGGTTCGTCGCCATTCGTCGTCGACCGGCGAGAACCGGTGAACGGACGATCATCATCGGGGACGATCCCGAGACGATCCGGGATATCCTGGCCGCAGTGGACGGAGCCGTGATCGGCTACGTCTCACCTCCCACGGCGTACGCGACGGGTGATCAGCCCACAACGGTCCGACCGCGTGAGACAGACGGGGGGACAGTCACCGACGAGATCGGCGAACTTTCCTATCTCGGCGGCCTCTCCCGTCTCGGGGAGGTCCTGGTCGACTACGACGTCGATACGGCCGTCCTCGCGTTCGACCGGCCGGACCGCGCGGAGTTCTTCGGGGCGCTTGACACCTGCTACGAGCACGGCGTCGCCGCGAAGGTCCATCGCGATCACGCCGACGTGGTGCTGACCGACGGGACGGCCGGCGGTGAGCTCGTCGACGTCGATCTCGAACCGTGGGACTGGCAGGACCACCTCGTCAAACGCGTCTTCGATCTCGCGTTCGCGGCGATCGGACTTGCCGTTCTCTCACCGGCGATCGCCGTCATCGCCGTGGCGATCAAACTCGAAGATAGCGGCCCGATCTTCTACAGTCAGGACCGGACAGCCACGTTCGGCGATACCTTTACCATTTATAAGTTCCGGAGCATGGTACCGAATGCCGAGAAACAGAGCGGCGTGAAACTCAGCGAAGAAGACAAAGGGGAACGCGATCCACGGGTGACCAGACTAGGACGAGTTCTCCGGCAGACACATCTCGACGAGGTCCCACAGCTGTGGTCGATACTGGTTGGAGACATGAGCGTCGTCGGTCCACGTCCGGAACGGCCGAAACTGGACGACGACATCGAAAATAGTGTCTCGGAATGGCGACGACGGTGGTTTGTCAAACCGGGGTTAACGGGATTAGCCCAGATCAACGACTTGACGGGACACGAGCCGGGCCAGAAGTTCCGTTACGACATGGCGTACATCCGCAAACAATCGTTCTGGTTCGACATCCAGATAGTCATCAGACAAATCTGGAAAGTGCTTTCGGACGTTTCCGAGACCGCAACCGGAAGCAACGACCCCAGCGAAAAATGA
- a CDS encoding NAD-dependent epimerase/dehydratase family protein: MSQPSVSGQTVLITGGAGFIGSHLADALVADNDVIVLDDLSSGSRENVPDGATFVEGDVRDEDIVADVTDGVDLVFHEAAVVSVEQSIEEPEFCHDVNFDGTLRLLEAARRQDARLVFASSAAIYGDPTTLPITESEPADPQSPYGIDKCGADQYVRTYHDLYDLETVALRYFNVYGPRQTASDYSGVISIFREQAQAGDPITVDGDGTQTRDFVHVRDVVQANLRAATTEHVGAAYNVGTGDETSIQALAETIQETVDTGSSIVHGDPRPGDIERSRADVTKARQRLGYESDVSLADGLATLFDE; encoded by the coding sequence ATGAGCCAGCCCTCGGTCTCCGGACAGACTGTCCTGATTACTGGCGGTGCCGGATTCATCGGCAGCCACCTCGCCGACGCCCTCGTCGCTGACAACGACGTGATCGTCCTCGACGACCTCTCGAGTGGATCACGCGAGAACGTCCCGGACGGAGCGACGTTCGTCGAGGGCGACGTCCGTGACGAGGACATCGTCGCCGACGTCACCGACGGTGTCGATCTCGTCTTTCACGAGGCCGCCGTCGTCAGCGTCGAACAGTCGATCGAGGAGCCCGAATTCTGTCACGACGTCAATTTCGACGGCACGCTCCGGCTCCTCGAGGCGGCGAGACGACAGGACGCCCGTCTCGTCTTTGCATCGAGTGCCGCGATCTATGGCGACCCCACTACCCTCCCGATCACCGAATCCGAGCCGGCGGATCCCCAGTCCCCCTACGGGATCGATAAGTGTGGCGCCGATCAGTACGTCCGGACGTATCACGATCTCTACGACCTCGAGACGGTCGCACTCCGGTATTTCAACGTCTACGGCCCGCGCCAGACGGCGAGTGATTACAGCGGCGTGATCAGCATCTTCCGTGAACAGGCCCAGGCCGGCGATCCGATCACTGTCGACGGCGACGGGACACAGACGCGAGATTTCGTCCACGTGCGCGACGTCGTCCAGGCGAACCTGCGAGCGGCGACGACCGAGCACGTCGGCGCTGCGTACAATGTCGGCACCGGCGACGAGACGTCGATCCAGGCGCTCGCCGAAACGATTCAGGAGACGGTCGACACCGGGTCGTCGATCGTCCATGGTGACCCACGGCCGGGCGACATCGAACGGAGTCGTGCCGACGTCACGAAGGCACGCCAGCGGCTGGGATACGAGTCGGACGTCTCTCTCGCGGACGGATTGGCGACGCTGTTCGACGAGTGA
- a CDS encoding translation initiation factor IF-6 produces MLRTAFAGSAYVGVYARATDEYLLIRPDAEDDVIEAVGSELSVPVVETTIGGASTVGALATGNENGLLVTSRVTDAERDRIEDVIDRPVVALPGRINAAGNVVLANDNGAFVHPDLSRDAVKAVKDALDVPVERGDLAGVQTVGTAAVATNRGALCHPQASDAELDRVADVLDVPTDVGTINYGGPLVGSGLLANGNGYVVGQDTTGPELGRIESALGYID; encoded by the coding sequence TTGCTCCGCACGGCCTTCGCCGGATCGGCGTACGTCGGCGTCTATGCACGCGCTACTGACGAGTATCTCCTGATTCGTCCCGACGCCGAGGACGACGTCATCGAGGCCGTTGGCTCCGAGTTGTCTGTCCCCGTCGTCGAAACGACCATCGGCGGGGCGAGTACGGTCGGCGCACTCGCCACTGGCAACGAGAACGGCCTGCTCGTCACGAGTCGCGTCACCGACGCCGAGCGCGACCGGATCGAGGACGTGATCGACCGCCCTGTCGTTGCCCTCCCGGGGCGGATCAACGCCGCCGGCAACGTCGTCCTCGCCAACGACAACGGCGCGTTCGTCCACCCCGACCTCTCACGAGACGCTGTCAAGGCGGTCAAAGACGCGCTCGACGTCCCCGTCGAACGTGGCGACCTCGCCGGTGTGCAGACGGTCGGCACAGCCGCCGTCGCCACCAACCGCGGTGCGCTCTGTCATCCCCAGGCGAGCGACGCCGAACTCGACCGGGTAGCCGACGTCCTCGACGTCCCGACGGACGTCGGGACGATCAACTACGGCGGGCCGCTGGTCGGTTCCGGCCTTCTCGCCAACGGGAACGGCTACGTCGTCGGCCAGGACACTACGGGTCCGGAACTCGGCCGCATCGAGAGCGCGCTCGGGTACATCGACTGA
- a CDS encoding 50S ribosomal protein L31e, giving the protein MSAEEFEERVVSVPLRDVQAVPNGERAGKAMSLIREHLAQHFSVADEDVRLDPSINETVWADGRSNPPRSIRVRAARFEEDGESVVEAEPAE; this is encoded by the coding sequence ATGAGCGCCGAAGAATTCGAAGAGCGGGTCGTTTCCGTCCCGCTCCGTGACGTCCAGGCGGTACCGAACGGCGAACGAGCCGGCAAGGCGATGAGCCTCATCCGCGAGCACCTCGCCCAGCACTTCTCGGTCGCGGACGAGGACGTTCGCCTCGACCCGTCGATCAACGAGACGGTCTGGGCGGACGGCCGCTCGAACCCGCCGCGTTCGATCCGGGTCCGGGCCGCCCGCTTCGAGGAGGACGGCGAGAGCGTCGTCGAGGCCGAACCCGCAGAGTAA
- a CDS encoding 50S ribosomal protein L39e: MGKKSKAKKKRLAKLERQNSRVPAWVVMKTDQDVQRNPKRRHWRRNDTDE, from the coding sequence ATGGGTAAGAAATCGAAGGCCAAGAAGAAGCGGCTGGCGAAACTCGAACGCCAGAACAGTCGCGTCCCTGCGTGGGTCGTGATGAAGACCGACCAGGACGTACAGCGCAACCCGAAACGACGCCACTGGCGACGCAACGATACTGACGAATGA
- a CDS encoding ZIP family metal transporter, giving the protein MSLLANLTLVFVAGLLTALATGLGALPFFLVEDISDRWYVGLWGLASGIMVAASVFGLIFEGLAAGTAIEIAIGMAAGVVLVVLAHRVLDGAEIDPKKYREADYKKLVLILGILTVHSFPEGVAVGVSFAELGLEGAQGPMVFGVTVPILAVFMTIAISIHNIPEGTAIAIPLRSLDVGEWRMVWWAVFSSLPQPIGAVLAFAFVRIARDFLPYGFGFAAGAMIYLVLTEFIPEALETGANLPSRGRPELIAGVVVGVAIMIPLALV; this is encoded by the coding sequence ATGAGTTTACTGGCAAATCTGACGCTGGTGTTCGTCGCGGGTTTGCTCACCGCGCTGGCGACCGGGCTGGGCGCGCTGCCCTTTTTCCTGGTCGAAGACATCAGCGACCGGTGGTACGTCGGGCTCTGGGGACTCGCCTCGGGGATCATGGTGGCCGCGTCGGTGTTCGGGCTGATATTCGAGGGGCTCGCCGCCGGGACGGCGATCGAAATCGCGATTGGAATGGCTGCGGGTGTCGTGCTGGTTGTCCTCGCCCATCGCGTCCTCGACGGCGCGGAGATCGATCCCAAGAAGTACAGGGAAGCCGACTACAAGAAGCTCGTGCTCATTCTCGGCATCCTGACCGTCCACAGCTTCCCGGAAGGCGTCGCCGTTGGCGTCTCCTTCGCCGAACTGGGTCTCGAAGGTGCGCAAGGGCCGATGGTCTTCGGCGTGACGGTCCCGATCCTGGCGGTGTTCATGACGATCGCCATCTCGATCCACAACATCCCGGAGGGGACGGCGATCGCCATTCCACTCCGATCGCTCGACGTCGGCGAGTGGCGGATGGTCTGGTGGGCGGTGTTCTCGAGTCTGCCCCAGCCCATCGGGGCCGTCCTCGCGTTCGCGTTCGTCCGAATTGCTCGGGACTTCCTGCCCTACGGCTTTGGCTTCGCCGCTGGGGCGATGATCTACCTCGTCCTGACGGAGTTCATTCCGGAGGCCTTAGAGACGGGCGCGAACCTGCCCTCGCGGGGCCGACCCGAACTGATCGCCGGCGTGGTGGTTGGGGTAGCGATCATGATTCCACTCGCGCTAGTCTGA
- the thpR gene encoding RNA 2',3'-cyclic phosphodiesterase, translated as MSKRLFVSIDLDGLAEAIAAVQDRFEGASGLNVVDPEQAHVTLKFLGDTDPDRLPELTDELTVAVEESGVAPFEARFGGLGAFPSEEYITVVWVGVREGGAAMIDLHDAIEDRTVAMGFDPADHDFTPHVTVARMDHAGGKEQVQTVLREADPSVGPLDVTDVRLTESVLTDEGPEYSTLESFEL; from the coding sequence ATGAGCAAGCGACTGTTCGTCAGCATCGACCTCGACGGGCTCGCAGAGGCGATCGCGGCCGTCCAGGATCGCTTCGAGGGTGCTTCGGGGCTGAACGTCGTCGATCCCGAACAGGCCCACGTCACGCTGAAGTTCCTCGGTGACACCGATCCGGACCGACTGCCGGAACTCACCGATGAACTCACCGTGGCAGTCGAAGAGAGCGGCGTCGCTCCCTTCGAGGCCCGATTTGGTGGTCTCGGCGCGTTCCCGAGCGAGGAGTACATCACGGTCGTCTGGGTCGGCGTCCGTGAGGGCGGCGCGGCGATGATCGACCTCCACGATGCCATCGAGGATCGGACCGTCGCGATGGGCTTCGACCCGGCGGACCACGACTTTACACCCCACGTCACCGTCGCTCGGATGGACCACGCCGGCGGGAAAGAACAGGTTCAGACCGTCCTTCGCGAGGCCGACCCCTCCGTCGGACCCCTCGACGTCACTGACGTCCGTCTGACCGAGAGCGTTCTCACCGACGAGGGCCCCGAATATTCGACACTCGAGTCGTTCGAACTGTGA
- the mntA gene encoding type VII toxin-antitoxin system MntA family adenylyltransferase antitoxin yields the protein MTNDRADPSVEDSVDIEGLRRYLAGTDVAFAVLFGSYATGTSHDSSDVDVAVQFPAAMTPKERFHRRNRIDAELQAYAEQFIDVSDIEDLPLPVVRRALRDGIRLVGDQQAIDAYCERIEAEYETSAAARKRERQEFIDRLAKGEL from the coding sequence ATGACGAACGACCGTGCGGACCCCTCAGTCGAGGATTCCGTGGACATCGAGGGACTCCGACGGTATCTCGCGGGGACGGACGTGGCCTTCGCAGTGCTGTTTGGGTCGTATGCCACCGGCACTTCTCATGATTCTTCGGACGTCGACGTTGCCGTTCAATTTCCAGCGGCGATGACGCCGAAAGAGCGATTCCATCGGCGAAACCGGATCGATGCCGAACTGCAGGCGTATGCCGAGCAGTTCATCGATGTGAGCGATATCGAGGACCTCCCGCTGCCCGTCGTCCGTCGCGCACTTCGAGACGGAATTCGACTTGTCGGTGATCAGCAGGCCATCGACGCGTATTGCGAGCGGATCGAAGCCGAATACGAGACGTCCGCAGCCGCGCGGAAACGTGAACGTCAGGAGTTCATCGATCGGCTTGCCAAAGGAGAGCTATAA
- a CDS encoding tetratricopeptide repeat protein: MTEEPEDHEFSEGQGFSEPYEGFDLEPPELNVDPDSVDPVDSRVVSDLLDERSIGDDEVDAEELLDVGISYTRIQRFEEATETLERAARYAEDESVEQEARANKGAAHAELEEYDAAIGAYREAISIDPDSEHAATAETNLAYALWESGRSEQALEHAERAVEIDPRFPQAWYNRGFFLLERGLAEEAIDAFDNAIRLGFRNATLLEEKARAHEEVGEDERAEELVEEAEEMRQETEEELIDDGAQTELYE; the protein is encoded by the coding sequence ATGACTGAGGAACCCGAAGACCACGAGTTCTCGGAGGGGCAGGGCTTTTCAGAGCCCTACGAGGGGTTCGACCTCGAACCGCCGGAACTCAACGTCGACCCCGACAGCGTCGACCCCGTCGACTCCCGCGTCGTGAGCGACCTCCTCGACGAGCGATCGATCGGCGACGACGAGGTCGACGCCGAGGAGTTGCTCGACGTCGGGATCAGCTACACCCGGATCCAGCGCTTCGAGGAGGCGACCGAGACGCTCGAACGCGCCGCCCGCTACGCCGAGGACGAGTCGGTCGAACAGGAGGCCAGGGCGAACAAGGGAGCGGCCCACGCCGAACTCGAGGAGTACGACGCCGCGATCGGGGCCTACCGCGAGGCGATTTCGATCGATCCCGACTCCGAACACGCCGCGACGGCCGAGACCAACCTCGCGTACGCGCTCTGGGAGTCCGGCCGGTCGGAGCAGGCGCTCGAACACGCCGAACGCGCCGTCGAGATCGACCCCCGGTTCCCCCAGGCGTGGTACAACCGCGGCTTCTTCCTGCTCGAACGCGGCCTCGCCGAGGAGGCGATCGACGCCTTCGACAACGCGATCCGGCTCGGCTTTCGCAACGCGACGCTCTTAGAGGAGAAGGCCCGCGCCCACGAGGAAGTCGGCGAGGACGAACGCGCCGAGGAACTCGTCGAGGAGGCCGAGGAGATGCGCCAGGAGACCGAAGAAGAGCTTATCGACGACGGTGCCCAGACGGAACTCTACGAGTGA
- a CDS encoding DUF424 domain-containing protein: MTDDEGTDAPADSGLLLTERETEEGLLVSVCDENVLGETFEDGELSLAVTEEFYGGDPASAETVVASLARCDTANLVGSTAVEIAIDQGFVDEANVLDIDGTRHAQLLWM; this comes from the coding sequence ATGACCGACGACGAGGGAACGGACGCGCCGGCGGATTCGGGACTTCTGCTCACCGAGCGCGAGACCGAGGAGGGCCTGCTCGTCTCTGTGTGTGACGAAAACGTTCTGGGCGAGACCTTCGAAGACGGCGAGCTCTCGCTTGCGGTGACCGAGGAGTTCTACGGCGGTGATCCGGCAAGCGCCGAGACGGTCGTGGCGAGTCTGGCCCGCTGTGATACGGCGAATCTCGTCGGCTCGACGGCCGTCGAGATCGCCATCGACCAGGGATTCGTCGACGAGGCGAACGTCCTCGACATCGACGGGACGCGTCACGCACAGTTGCTGTGGATGTGA